Proteins from a single region of Bradyrhizobium diazoefficiens:
- the ftsZ gene encoding cell division protein FtsZ yields the protein MTISINVPDIHELKPRITVFGVGGAGGNAVNNMITAGLQGVDFVVANTDAQALTMSKAQRIVQMGTAVTQGLGAGSQPNVGAAAAEEVIDELRDHLSGANMVFVTAGMGGGTGTGAAPVIAKTARDMGILTVGVVTKPFHFEGGRRMRTAEAGINELHKVVDTLLIIPNQNLFRVANEKTTFADAFAMADQVLYSGVACITDLMVKEGLINLDFADVRAVMREMGKAMMGTGEASGDKRALTAAEAAIANPLIDDSSMKGAKGLLISITGGKDLTLFEVDEAATRIREEVDQDANIIVGATFDEALDGLIRVSVVATGIEQAAIARNSQATSAPVANAAPQQLQQAPAAPAAAAESRLADLTARLRADNQRMAERAQKLETQMPAAAPAAPAAQRPNVERAALAAIAAAVSEVPQAPAPMQTYGDVTVRPIAQKPTLFPEPEQAPMTMHEPMTPETFIPPQAERAPQRAPRMPRLDELPMPAQAEIRQARGEMEDETPQKTRLSLLQRLANVGLGRRDEETEAPIAARTAGPAMPALPERKPQRTVAQQIAASEPVSEYARRPAPQGLDAHGRPAPVAPAPQGDDHLDIPAFLRRQAT from the coding sequence ATGACCATCAGCATCAACGTTCCTGATATTCACGAGTTGAAGCCCCGCATCACCGTGTTCGGCGTCGGCGGCGCCGGTGGCAACGCCGTCAACAACATGATCACGGCGGGCCTCCAGGGCGTCGACTTCGTGGTCGCCAACACCGACGCGCAGGCGCTGACCATGTCGAAGGCGCAGCGGATCGTGCAGATGGGCACCGCAGTGACGCAAGGGTTGGGCGCCGGCTCGCAGCCGAACGTCGGCGCGGCCGCCGCGGAAGAGGTGATCGACGAGCTTCGCGATCATCTGTCGGGCGCCAACATGGTGTTCGTCACCGCCGGCATGGGCGGCGGCACCGGTACCGGTGCGGCTCCTGTGATCGCCAAGACCGCGCGCGACATGGGCATCCTCACCGTCGGCGTCGTCACCAAGCCGTTCCACTTCGAGGGCGGCCGCCGCATGCGCACCGCCGAAGCCGGCATCAACGAGCTGCACAAGGTCGTCGACACGCTCCTCATCATCCCGAACCAGAACCTGTTCCGGGTCGCCAACGAGAAAACCACCTTCGCCGACGCCTTCGCGATGGCCGACCAGGTGCTCTACTCGGGCGTGGCCTGCATCACCGATCTGATGGTCAAGGAAGGCCTGATCAACCTCGACTTCGCCGACGTGAGAGCGGTGATGAGGGAAATGGGCAAGGCGATGATGGGCACGGGCGAAGCCTCCGGCGACAAGCGCGCGCTGACCGCCGCGGAAGCCGCGATCGCCAACCCGCTGATCGACGATAGCTCGATGAAGGGCGCCAAGGGCCTGCTGATCTCGATCACCGGCGGCAAGGACCTGACCCTGTTCGAGGTCGACGAAGCTGCGACTCGCATCCGCGAGGAAGTCGATCAGGACGCCAACATCATCGTCGGCGCGACCTTCGACGAAGCACTCGACGGCCTGATCCGCGTTTCGGTCGTCGCCACCGGCATCGAGCAGGCGGCGATCGCCCGCAACAGCCAGGCGACCAGCGCGCCGGTCGCGAACGCCGCACCGCAGCAGTTGCAGCAGGCTCCCGCGGCTCCGGCCGCCGCTGCCGAGAGCCGTCTCGCCGACCTGACCGCGCGACTCCGCGCCGACAATCAGCGCATGGCCGAGCGCGCCCAAAAGCTGGAAACGCAGATGCCGGCCGCAGCACCGGCCGCGCCCGCCGCGCAGCGTCCCAATGTCGAGCGCGCGGCGCTGGCCGCCATCGCGGCTGCGGTCTCGGAAGTCCCGCAGGCGCCCGCGCCGATGCAGACCTATGGCGACGTCACCGTGCGCCCGATTGCGCAGAAGCCCACGCTGTTTCCGGAGCCCGAGCAGGCGCCGATGACCATGCATGAGCCGATGACGCCGGAAACCTTCATCCCGCCGCAGGCCGAGCGTGCCCCGCAGCGCGCGCCGCGCATGCCGCGCCTCGACGAGCTGCCGATGCCGGCTCAGGCCGAGATTCGTCAGGCCCGCGGCGAGATGGAAGACGAGACCCCGCAGAAGACCCGTCTGTCGCTGCTCCAGCGCCTCGCCAATGTCGGCCTCGGCCGCCGCGACGAGGAGACCGAGGCCCCGATCGCCGCCCGCACCGCCGGCCCCGCCATGCCGGCGCTGCCCGAGCGCAAGCCGCAGCGGACGGTGGCGCAGCAGATCGCAGCCAGCGAACCGGTGTCGGAATATGCCCGCCGGCCCGCGCCGCAGGGTCTGGATGCCCATGGCCGCCCCGCACCTGTTGCGCCGGCGCCACAGGGAGACGACCATCTTGATATCCCGGCCTTCCTGCGGCGCCAGGCGACCTGA
- the ftsA gene encoding cell division protein FtsA, whose product MTGLDRTQTPKMRPMPHKRGGLVACLDIGTSKIACMIARLKPSAPSEALRDRTHAVELIGYSQIQSRGMKAGAVIDLAECEQAVRQAVGLAEKMAKVRVESVLLSVSGGRLAGQLVEAAADIRGGAVTPADVSRVTSTGMRHATGEGRTVLHALPVGYTLDGVKGIRDPRGMVAHQFGVDMNVVTCDATVARNLMLAVERCHLNVEAMAASPYVAGLSVLTDDEADLGAAVVEMGAGTTTIAVYSGGRFVHAAGFAVGGQHITMDLARGLSATIADAERIKTLYGTVITGGSDSRELMSVPTAGDDQDLPQIVSRATIANIVKHRAEEVFEMVRDKLKDSPFAAEPKGRVVLSGGASQLTGLVELGTQILGRPVRVGRPLGFGRLPHEAKNAAFAVPAGLLVYPQYVHHEHVEPRHTRQQVRTGTGGYFGKVGRWLREGF is encoded by the coding sequence ATGACCGGTCTTGATCGCACCCAGACGCCGAAGATGCGCCCGATGCCGCACAAGCGCGGCGGTCTCGTCGCCTGCCTCGATATCGGCACCAGCAAGATCGCCTGCATGATCGCGCGGCTGAAGCCGTCGGCGCCGAGCGAAGCCTTGCGCGACCGCACCCATGCAGTCGAACTGATCGGTTACAGCCAGATCCAGTCGCGCGGCATGAAGGCCGGCGCGGTGATCGATCTGGCCGAATGCGAGCAGGCGGTGCGCCAGGCCGTCGGGCTTGCCGAGAAAATGGCCAAGGTCCGGGTCGAATCCGTTTTGCTGTCGGTCTCCGGCGGCCGTCTCGCGGGCCAGCTGGTCGAGGCCGCAGCCGATATCCGCGGCGGCGCGGTGACTCCGGCTGACGTCAGCCGCGTCACCTCCACCGGCATGCGCCACGCCACCGGCGAGGGCCGCACCGTGCTGCACGCGCTGCCGGTCGGCTACACCCTCGACGGAGTCAAGGGCATTCGCGATCCCCGCGGCATGGTCGCGCATCAGTTCGGCGTCGACATGAACGTCGTCACCTGCGACGCCACCGTGGCGCGGAACCTGATGCTGGCGGTGGAACGCTGCCATCTCAACGTCGAAGCCATGGCGGCGAGCCCCTATGTGGCCGGCCTGTCGGTGCTGACCGACGACGAGGCCGATCTCGGCGCCGCCGTTGTCGAGATGGGCGCGGGCACCACCACGATCGCTGTCTATTCCGGCGGCCGCTTCGTGCACGCGGCCGGATTTGCGGTCGGCGGGCAACACATCACGATGGATCTCGCGCGCGGACTCTCGGCGACCATTGCCGATGCCGAGCGAATCAAGACGTTATACGGCACCGTCATCACCGGCGGATCGGACTCGCGTGAGCTGATGTCTGTACCGACGGCCGGTGACGACCAGGATCTGCCGCAGATCGTTTCGCGCGCCACCATCGCCAACATCGTCAAGCACCGTGCCGAGGAAGTCTTCGAAATGGTTCGGGACAAGCTGAAGGATTCGCCCTTCGCGGCAGAGCCCAAGGGCCGCGTCGTGCTCTCGGGCGGCGCCTCGCAGCTCACCGGCCTCGTCGAGCTTGGAACGCAAATTCTTGGCCGGCCCGTGCGGGTCGGACGTCCGCTCGGTTTTGGCCGGCTGCCCCACGAGGCGAAGAACGCCGCGTTCGCGGTGCCGGCCGGACTTCTCGTCTACCCGCAATATGTTCACCACGAGCATGTCGAACCGCGGCATACGCGGCAGCAGGTCAGGACAGGGACCGGCGGTTATTTCGGAAAGGTCGGACGATGGCTACGCGAGGGCTTTTGA
- a CDS encoding cell division protein FtsQ/DivIB, which yields MDGAGSLTRSFVRSLRPQADLKAAAIGAVVLLREWVQDRREESRAAAKEKIKQRIKAKAVVEREPPPRLVALVERYLPRRVGITMTLLLLIGSCGLGIVKGGHLQDFITAVSDARNAMANSAGFRITSVVINGRKQLSQDEILAIGGVSGRSSLLFLDADDVRDKLKANPWIADATVLKLYPGQLLIEITERKPFALWQEAGRLSVIADDGALLEPYVSRRFLLLPLVVGKGAETQARDFLALLARYPQVNSVTKAAIYVGERRWNLRLKDGLDVRLPEQDVGNALAALSKLDKDDRLFSKDIVAIDMRLSDRLVVQLSDDAAKAREDMFKDKKKKKAGDAA from the coding sequence ATGGATGGTGCAGGAAGCCTCACCCGGTCGTTTGTGAGATCGCTGAGGCCCCAAGCTGACCTGAAGGCGGCCGCTATCGGAGCGGTCGTGCTTCTGCGCGAGTGGGTGCAGGACCGGCGTGAGGAGTCGCGCGCCGCCGCCAAGGAAAAGATCAAGCAGAGGATCAAGGCCAAGGCTGTCGTCGAGCGCGAGCCGCCGCCGCGCCTGGTCGCGCTGGTCGAGCGCTATCTGCCGCGCCGGGTCGGGATCACCATGACCCTGCTGCTGCTGATCGGCAGCTGCGGCCTCGGCATCGTCAAGGGCGGTCATCTCCAGGATTTCATCACGGCCGTCAGCGACGCGCGCAATGCGATGGCCAATTCGGCCGGCTTCCGCATCACCTCGGTCGTGATCAACGGCCGCAAGCAGCTCAGCCAGGACGAGATCCTCGCGATCGGCGGCGTCAGCGGGCGCTCCTCATTGCTGTTCCTCGATGCGGACGACGTCCGCGACAAGCTCAAGGCCAATCCCTGGATCGCGGATGCGACCGTGCTGAAGCTCTATCCGGGTCAGCTCTTGATCGAGATCACCGAGCGCAAGCCGTTCGCGCTGTGGCAGGAGGCCGGTCGGCTCTCCGTCATCGCCGACGACGGCGCGCTGCTCGAACCCTATGTCTCGCGCCGGTTCCTGTTGCTGCCGCTCGTGGTCGGCAAGGGCGCCGAGACGCAGGCCCGGGACTTCTTGGCGCTGCTCGCACGCTATCCGCAGGTGAATTCGGTGACGAAAGCCGCGATCTACGTCGGTGAGCGGCGCTGGAACCTGAGGCTGAAGGATGGCCTCGACGTTCGCTTACCGGAGCAGGACGTCGGCAATGCGCTCGCCGCGCTCTCCAAGCTCGACAAGGACGACAGGCTGTTCTCGAAGGATATCGTCGCGATCGATATGCGCCTGTCCGACCGCTTGGTGGTGCAGCTGTCCGACGACGCTGCCAAGGCACGCGAGGATATGTTCAAGGACAAGAAGAAAAAGAAGGCCGGGGACGCCGCATGA
- a CDS encoding D-alanine--D-alanine ligase has product MRITILFGGSNRERLVSVASAQALHQALPEADLWFWDVEDKLHVVQSKQLLEHDRPFEDEFKPGTSGIPLAQALDQAKAEDRVLVLGLHGGCAENGELQVMCEARGVPFTGSGSASSHLAFDKIAAKRFAALGGVTPPAGIALENIDDAFAEYGRLIAKPARDGSSYGLIFVNARQDLVAVRNAAKHEDYVIEPYIAGVEATCGVLERTDGSIISLPPIEIIPGEGNFDYAAKYLLKSTQEICPGRFTPEITAALKAQAMLAHRAMSCTGYSRSDFIVSEKGLVYLETNTLPGLTKSSLYPKALKAEGIAFVDFLRDLIELAVRRVRK; this is encoded by the coding sequence ATGCGCATCACCATCCTCTTCGGCGGCTCCAACCGCGAGCGTCTGGTTTCGGTCGCCTCGGCCCAGGCGCTGCATCAGGCGCTGCCCGAGGCCGATCTCTGGTTCTGGGATGTCGAGGACAAGCTCCATGTCGTGCAGTCCAAGCAGCTGCTCGAACATGACCGCCCGTTCGAGGACGAGTTCAAGCCCGGGACATCCGGCATCCCGCTGGCGCAGGCGCTCGACCAGGCCAAGGCGGAAGACCGCGTGCTGGTGCTTGGCCTGCATGGCGGGTGCGCCGAGAACGGCGAATTGCAGGTGATGTGTGAAGCGCGCGGCGTGCCGTTCACAGGCTCCGGCTCGGCCTCCTCGCATCTCGCCTTCGACAAGATCGCGGCCAAGCGCTTTGCTGCGCTCGGTGGCGTCACGCCGCCCGCCGGCATCGCGCTCGAGAATATCGACGACGCCTTTGCCGAGTACGGCAGGCTGATCGCCAAGCCCGCCCGCGACGGCTCGAGTTACGGCCTGATCTTCGTCAACGCGAGGCAGGATCTCGTTGCTGTCCGCAACGCGGCCAAGCACGAAGACTACGTGATCGAGCCCTATATCGCCGGCGTCGAGGCAACCTGCGGCGTGCTGGAGCGCACCGATGGGTCGATCATCTCGCTGCCGCCGATCGAGATCATTCCGGGCGAGGGCAATTTTGATTACGCCGCAAAATATCTTTTGAAATCGACCCAGGAGATCTGCCCCGGCCGCTTCACCCCCGAGATCACCGCTGCGCTCAAGGCGCAGGCCATGCTGGCGCATCGCGCGATGTCCTGCACCGGCTATTCCCGCTCCGATTTCATCGTCTCGGAGAAGGGGCTGGTCTATCTCGAAACCAACACGCTGCCCGGGCTGACCAAGTCCTCGCTCTACCCCAAGGCGCTGAAGGCCGAAGGCATCGCATTCGTCGACTTCCTCCGCGACCTGATCGAGCTGGCCGTGCGTCGGGTGCGGAAATAG
- the murB gene encoding UDP-N-acetylmuramate dehydrogenase, with the protein MSFPDITPALKAAMPDLRGRLLANPSLAELTWFRVGGPAQVLFTPADEDDLAYFLAHLASDIPVYVVGVGSNLIVRDGGIAGVVIRLAPRAFGEATASGDVVTAGAATLDKRVAEVAASANIGGLEFYFGIPGTIGGALRMNAGANGGETKDVLIEARGVGRDGTKHIFSNADMKFVYRNSGVDPSVIFTSARFRGEIRDIDAIRVRMADVQTHRESAQPIREKTGGSTFKNPPGHSAWKLVDAAGCRGLRVGGAQVSEMHCNFLINTGDATAHDIETLGETVRERVKANSGIELHWEIKRVGVSN; encoded by the coding sequence ATGAGCTTCCCCGACATCACCCCGGCGCTCAAAGCCGCGATGCCTGACCTTCGCGGCCGGCTGCTTGCGAACCCGTCGCTCGCCGAGCTCACCTGGTTTCGCGTCGGTGGTCCGGCGCAGGTGCTGTTCACGCCCGCGGATGAGGACGATCTCGCTTATTTCCTCGCGCATCTCGCTAGCGACATTCCGGTCTATGTCGTCGGCGTCGGCTCCAACCTCATCGTGCGTGATGGCGGCATTGCGGGCGTAGTGATCCGCCTCGCGCCGCGCGCCTTTGGCGAGGCAACTGCGAGCGGCGATGTCGTCACCGCAGGCGCTGCCACGCTCGACAAGCGCGTGGCGGAGGTCGCGGCCAGCGCCAATATCGGCGGGCTCGAATTCTACTTCGGCATTCCCGGCACGATCGGCGGCGCGCTGCGCATGAACGCGGGCGCCAATGGCGGCGAGACCAAGGACGTGCTGATCGAGGCACGCGGCGTCGGGCGCGACGGAACGAAGCACATCTTCTCCAACGCCGACATGAAATTCGTCTACCGCAACAGCGGGGTCGATCCATCCGTTATCTTCACGTCCGCGCGCTTTCGCGGCGAGATCAGGGATATCGATGCGATCCGCGTGCGGATGGCGGACGTGCAGACCCATCGCGAGAGCGCGCAGCCGATCCGCGAAAAGACCGGCGGTTCGACCTTCAAGAATCCGCCCGGCCATTCCGCCTGGAAGCTGGTCGATGCCGCCGGCTGCCGCGGCTTGCGTGTCGGCGGCGCGCAGGTCTCCGAGATGCACTGCAATTTCCTCATCAACACGGGCGACGCCACCGCGCACGACATCGAGACGCTGGGCGAGACCGTGCGCGAACGCGTGAAGGCCAATTCCGGAATTGAGCTGCACTGGGAAATCAAGCGGGTTGGGGTTTCCAATTGA
- the murC gene encoding UDP-N-acetylmuramate--L-alanine ligase, with protein sequence MRLPREIGPIHFVGIGGIGMSGIAEVLANLGYAVQGSDASDNYNLDRLRKKGAKVSVGHKAENVDGAEVVVVSTAIKRDNPELMAARERRIPVVRRAEMLAELMRLKSCVAIAGTHGKTTTTTMVATLLDAGGLDPTVINGGIINAYGSNARLGAGEWMVVEADESDGTFLKLPTDVAIVTNVDPEHLDHFKTFDAVQDAFRHFVENLPFYGFAVMCIDHPVVQTLVGKIEDRRIITYGENPQADVRLLDLTPMGGGSKFKVAFRDRKTGAVHEIADLMLPMPGRHNASNATAAIVVARELGVSDDAIRKAIAGFGGVKRRFTKTGEWNGVTVIDDYGHHPVEIAAVLKAARESSDGKIVAVVQPHRYTRLQSLFDEFCTCFNDADAVVVADVYAAGETPIDGIDRDHFVAGLRAHGHREVIPLPAASELAGIVKGLAKSGDLVVCLGAGNITQWAYALPDELKALG encoded by the coding sequence ATGAGACTGCCGCGCGAGATCGGACCCATCCACTTCGTCGGGATCGGCGGGATCGGCATGAGCGGGATCGCGGAGGTGCTGGCCAATCTCGGCTACGCCGTGCAGGGCTCGGACGCCTCCGACAATTACAATCTCGACCGCCTGCGCAAGAAGGGCGCAAAGGTCTCCGTCGGCCACAAGGCGGAGAATGTCGACGGTGCCGAGGTCGTGGTCGTGTCCACCGCGATCAAGCGCGACAATCCGGAACTGATGGCGGCGCGCGAGCGGCGCATTCCCGTGGTGCGACGTGCCGAGATGCTGGCCGAATTGATGCGGCTGAAGAGCTGCGTCGCGATTGCCGGCACGCACGGCAAGACCACGACGACCACGATGGTCGCAACGCTGCTCGATGCCGGCGGCCTCGATCCCACCGTGATCAACGGCGGCATCATCAACGCCTATGGCTCCAATGCGCGTCTCGGGGCCGGCGAGTGGATGGTGGTGGAGGCCGACGAGAGCGACGGCACGTTCCTGAAGCTGCCCACCGACGTCGCGATCGTCACCAATGTCGACCCCGAGCATCTCGATCACTTCAAGACGTTTGACGCCGTGCAGGACGCGTTTCGGCATTTCGTCGAGAACCTGCCGTTCTACGGCTTTGCGGTGATGTGCATCGATCACCCCGTGGTGCAGACCCTCGTCGGCAAGATCGAGGATCGTCGCATCATCACTTATGGCGAAAATCCGCAGGCCGACGTGCGGCTGCTCGATCTTACGCCGATGGGTGGCGGGTCAAAATTCAAGGTCGCGTTCCGCGATCGCAAGACGGGCGCCGTGCACGAGATCGCCGATCTCATGCTGCCGATGCCGGGCCGTCACAACGCCTCCAACGCCACGGCGGCGATTGTGGTCGCGCGCGAGCTTGGCGTTTCAGATGATGCAATCCGCAAGGCGATCGCCGGCTTCGGCGGCGTCAAGCGGCGCTTCACCAAGACCGGCGAGTGGAACGGGGTCACCGTGATCGACGATTACGGTCACCACCCTGTCGAGATCGCAGCGGTGCTGAAGGCGGCGCGGGAATCCAGCGATGGCAAAATCGTCGCCGTGGTGCAGCCGCATCGCTACACCCGCCTGCAATCGCTGTTCGACGAATTCTGCACCTGCTTCAACGATGCCGATGCGGTTGTTGTCGCCGACGTCTACGCCGCCGGTGAGACGCCGATCGACGGCATCGATCGCGATCATTTCGTCGCGGGCCTGCGCGCACACGGCCATCGCGAAGTGATCCCGTTGCCGGCGGCGAGCGAGCTTGCGGGTATTGTCAAAGGGCTCGCCAAATCGGGCGACCTCGTCGTGTGTCTCGGTGCCGGCAACATCACGCAATGGGCCTACGCGCTGCCGGACGAATTAAAGGCGCTGGGGTAG
- the murG gene encoding undecaprenyldiphospho-muramoylpentapeptide beta-N-acetylglucosaminyltransferase, which translates to MDTSPLILLAAGGTGGHLFPAEALGVELIRRGFRVRLVTDERALRYSGLFSKDMIDVVASETARGRNPLQIAYAGLTLATGTLSAYRLIKRLKPAAVVGFGGYPTLPPLVAAKFAHVPGIIHDANAVLGRANRFLSGRVRAIATSLPGVLDRDPALSRKTTTVGTPMRPAVLAAAAVPYAAPDVNGPLRLLVVGGSQGARIMADIVPGAIERLEPALWGRLILTQQVRDEDMARVRAVYGKLKIKAELAPFFTDLPARLASNHLVVSRSGAGTVAELAAIGRPSILVPLPGSIDQDQFANAGVLAKVDGAVRIPQSEFTSDRLAAEISGFAAEPARLAAMAAAAKGAGRLDAAERLADLVVKVAGI; encoded by the coding sequence ATGGACACCTCCCCCTTGATTCTTCTCGCCGCGGGCGGCACCGGCGGCCATCTGTTTCCGGCCGAGGCGCTTGGCGTCGAATTGATCCGGCGCGGCTTTCGCGTGCGCCTCGTCACCGACGAGCGCGCGCTGCGCTACAGCGGGCTGTTCAGCAAGGACATGATCGACGTCGTCGCGAGCGAGACCGCCCGCGGCCGCAATCCGCTTCAGATCGCTTATGCCGGCCTCACGCTCGCCACGGGCACGCTGTCAGCGTATCGCCTGATCAAGCGACTGAAGCCCGCGGCTGTCGTCGGCTTCGGCGGCTATCCGACACTGCCGCCGCTGGTCGCGGCAAAATTCGCTCATGTGCCCGGGATCATCCACGATGCCAACGCGGTGCTCGGCCGCGCCAACCGCTTCCTGTCAGGCCGTGTCCGCGCCATTGCAACGTCGTTGCCAGGCGTACTCGATCGCGATCCTGCGCTGTCAAGAAAGACCACGACGGTCGGCACGCCGATGCGGCCGGCAGTTCTCGCGGCAGCTGCCGTGCCGTATGCCGCGCCCGACGTGAATGGTCCGCTCCGCCTGCTCGTCGTCGGCGGCAGCCAGGGCGCGCGCATCATGGCGGACATCGTGCCGGGTGCGATCGAACGACTCGAGCCCGCGCTGTGGGGACGGCTCATCCTGACCCAGCAGGTCCGCGACGAGGACATGGCTCGCGTGCGTGCGGTCTACGGCAAGCTCAAGATCAAGGCCGAGCTCGCGCCGTTCTTCACGGATTTGCCGGCGCGGCTGGCGTCCAACCATCTCGTGGTGTCGCGCTCCGGCGCCGGCACCGTGGCCGAGCTTGCCGCGATCGGTCGGCCCTCGATCCTGGTGCCGCTGCCGGGCTCGATCGATCAGGACCAGTTCGCCAATGCCGGCGTGCTGGCCAAGGTCGATGGCGCCGTCCGCATTCCGCAGAGTGAGTTTACCTCTGACCGTCTCGCCGCCGAGATCTCCGGCTTTGCGGCCGAGCCGGCGCGGCTTGCCGCCATGGCCGCGGCGGCAAAGGGGGCTGGCCGGCTCGATGCGGCCGAGCGGCTGGCCGACCTCGTGGTCAAAGTTGCGGGAATCTGA
- the ftsW gene encoding putative lipid II flippase FtsW, with product MLSREERTPFTEWWWTVDKPLLGAILVLMLTGVILSLAASPPVATRIGLDPFHFFSRHVMFLAPSFMVLVGVSFLSPRSIRRSALIIFTVSIILIVVTLAIGPEVKGSRRWITLLGVNIQASEIAKPSFVVIAAWLFAESTKRPEMPATSMALVLLLMLVSLLVMEPDFGQTMLILMVWGSLFFIAGMRMIWVFGLAGLGAAGLFSAYLFVPHVAGRIKRFMNPASGDTFQVDTAMEAFYNGGWFGLGPGEGIAKRSLPDSHTDFVFAVAAEEFGIILCLAMLALFAFVVIRTLSRAYANEDMFSRFAASGLAILFGVQAAINMSVNLQLIPAKGMTLPFISYGGSSIVSLSYGVGMMLALTRLRPRTEVEASGHAEAMRSYA from the coding sequence ATGCTCTCCCGTGAAGAACGCACCCCCTTTACCGAGTGGTGGTGGACCGTCGACAAGCCGCTGCTCGGGGCCATCCTGGTGCTGATGCTGACCGGGGTCATCCTGTCGCTGGCGGCGAGCCCGCCGGTTGCCACCCGCATCGGGCTCGATCCCTTCCACTTCTTCAGCCGCCACGTGATGTTCCTGGCGCCGTCCTTCATGGTGCTGGTCGGCGTCTCCTTTCTGTCGCCGCGCTCGATCCGGCGAAGCGCGCTGATCATCTTTACGGTCAGCATCATCCTGATCGTCGTGACGCTCGCGATCGGCCCCGAGGTGAAGGGCTCGCGGCGCTGGATCACGCTGCTCGGCGTCAACATCCAGGCCTCCGAAATCGCCAAACCGTCCTTCGTCGTCATTGCGGCCTGGCTGTTCGCGGAATCGACCAAGCGTCCGGAGATGCCCGCGACCTCGATGGCGCTGGTGCTGCTGTTGATGCTGGTCTCGCTGCTGGTGATGGAGCCGGACTTCGGCCAGACCATGCTGATCCTGATGGTGTGGGGCTCGCTGTTCTTCATCGCGGGCATGCGCATGATCTGGGTATTCGGCCTCGCAGGCCTCGGCGCGGCCGGTCTGTTCAGCGCCTACCTGTTCGTCCCGCATGTCGCCGGCCGCATCAAGCGCTTCATGAATCCCGCCTCCGGCGACACCTTCCAGGTCGATACCGCGATGGAAGCCTTCTACAACGGTGGCTGGTTCGGCCTCGGACCGGGCGAGGGCATCGCAAAACGCAGCCTGCCGGACAGCCACACCGACTTCGTGTTCGCGGTCGCCGCCGAAGAGTTCGGCATCATCCTGTGCCTCGCGATGCTGGCGCTGTTCGCCTTCGTCGTGATCCGCACGCTGTCGCGCGCCTATGCCAATGAGGACATGTTCTCGCGCTTCGCGGCCTCGGGTCTTGCGATCCTGTTCGGCGTGCAGGCTGCGATCAACATGTCGGTGAACTTGCAACTCATCCCGGCCAAGGGCATGACGCTGCCGTTCATTTCGTACGGCGGTTCCTCGATCGTGTCGCTGTCTTACGGCGTCGGCATGATGCTGGCCCTGACCCGGCTGCGCCCGCGCACCGAGGTCGAGGCCAGCGGCCATGCCGAGGCGATGCGCAGCTACGCGTGA